A genomic stretch from Chelmon rostratus isolate fCheRos1 chromosome 14, fCheRos1.pri, whole genome shotgun sequence includes:
- the ccdc169 gene encoding coiled-coil domain containing 169 — protein MTGESDYSKFGLARLQAELEQEREVKEMLEESVSDLRSTMCELQERLHSVDGEGNEWKTRYETQIELNGQLERQMSLIHERLEDLRGNPMDRLASIRSYDDMPVETLRQRLKLLTEEKSDLQTQLMDCHLRIEQEGKAFHKTNDERRAYLSEIAKLSSTLEGQKRQYYTQPQRAPESKRRGKQASRKAEDDSKKGKEGEEDGGGVRVKGGGGGGGRATAERKEERTSQRGSRLPTLKYYQKHNP, from the exons ATGACTGGAGAGAGCGACTACAGCAAGTTCGGCTTGGCACGACTACAGGCAGAACTCgagcaagagagagaagtgaa AGAGATGCTCGAAGAGTCGGTGTCAGATCTCCGCAGTACCATGTGTGAACTGCAAGAAAGACTGCACAGTGTGGATGGTGAAG GAAATGAGTGGAAGACGAGATATGAGACACAGATAGAGCTAAATGGACAGTTGGAAAGACAGATGTCACTCATTCACGAGAGACTGGAGGACCTACGAGGAAACCCCATGG ATCGATTGGCCTCCATACGATCTTATGATGACATGCCAGTA GAAACCCTGAGACAGCGCCTGAAGCTCCTGACTGAGGAGAAGTCTGACCTCCAGACTCAGCTGATGGACTGTCATCTCAGAATCGAACAGGAGGGGAAG GCATTTCATAAAACCAATGATGAGAGGCGGGCGTACCTTTCAGAAATTGCTAAG CTGTCCTCCACCCTTGAAGGCCAAAAAAGACAGTACTACACGCAGCCACAGAGGGCACCAGAGAGCAAACGGAG AGGGAAGCAGGCCAGCAGGAAGGCAGAGGATGACTCTAAGAAAGgcaaagagggagaagaagatggaggaggagtacgtgtgaaaggaggaggaggtggtggtggtagagcaacagcagagagaaaagaagagaggacaTCTCAAAGGGGAAGCAGGTTACCCACCCTAAAGTACTACCAGAAACACAACCCCTAG
- the sparta gene encoding spartin a: MAEPAELLLIKDQYELAFHSLSRGLAAEEAGNRAEALEYYRKGELHLTQGMEVPTAGERQQGATWDTARQLQQRMRDTLKTVSTHLSDLETSPLTTSCQRGRLLIDLPPSLYPDLAPNSQPPQSSLHHLYPTIPATTQNKTPTPKTPPVRPPSPAALHTHKLPAAGTTAMANPGDQPPAYTPQPTLGHRSLAYGPAGGGLGSGAQTGVGGDGKELLFIPSGVQMFFVAPNGQVSSLSSPGFLRIMIFDSQQKDSTAGKPSAFLHVCDWLYPLTADTPVLLANSGIFMFPDSLAETPGSYVGIVLSSELPAVERETFKDLLTQLAELRIQGPEGAGSEVINLSEKISIGPTKEETGLTVPIGEKEKPPLPGWSEKMAQGILSGAAKFSVEFVKGAEATGRAIHKGAAKIRDRITPEETPSEVSPRVTKGLQVAKQATGGAVRVSQFLVNGVSTVAGHVAEKVAPHVKKHGAKLVPESMKKSKDGQASNLDGAKFVAASSVQGFSTVWSSMETGAKLVAKSVSEETVMTVKYKYGDDASQATDTALKSVVNTAVAAHNIDNLGIKAILKTAGKQTAKAMVKSPGGQPAGSEGKEAQTQEHQTETSKKEAQKQEAGTNGKEVQKKEEEEKK; encoded by the exons ATGGCTGagcctgctgagctgctgctcatCAAGGACCAGTATGAGTTGGCGTTTCATTCTCTGAGCCGCGGGCTGGCTGCCGAAGAGGCCGGGAATAGAGCAGAGGCCCTGGAGTATTACAGGAAAGGTGAACTGCACCTCACCCAAGGAATGGAAGTGCCCACTGCGGGGGAGAGGCAGCAGGGGGCGACCTGGGACACGGCCAGGCAGCTTCAGCAGAGGATGAGGGACACTCTCAAGACCGTCAGTACCCACCTCTCGGACCTGGAGACCTCTCCACTGACGACAAGTTGCCAGAGGGGCCGCCTGTTGATAGATCTTCCTCCCAGTCTTTATCCTGACCTGGCACCAAACAGTCAGCCTCCCCAAAGCTCCCTCCACCATCTGTACCCCACCATACCTGCCACCACCCAGAACAAAACCCCAACTCCAAAAACACCCCCTGTTAGGCCTCCTTCCCCCgctgctctgcacacacacaagctcccCGCTGCAGGAACTACAGCCATGGCTAACCCAGGGGACCAGCCTCCAGCATACACACCACAGCCAACACTCGGCCATCGCAGCCTGGCTTACGGTCCAGCTGGAGGCGGCCTCGGGTCAGGAGCGCAGACTGGAGTAGGAGGAGATGGAAAGGAGCTGCTGTTCATCCCCTCTGGGGTGCAGATGTTTTTTGTGGCACCGAATGGGCAGGTCAGCTCCCTGTCTTCTCCAGGATTCCTTCGTATCATGATATTTGACAGCCAGCAGAAAGATTCCACTGCTGGAAAACCCTCTGCTTTTCTGCAT GTGTGTGACTGGCTGTACCCGCTGACAGCAGACACTCCAGTGCTGCTGGCTAACTCCGGGATCTTCATGTTCCCGGACTCCTTGGCAGAGACGCCAGGGTCCTACGTGGGCATAGTGTTGTCCTCTGAACTGCCTGCTGTTGAAAGAGAGACGTTTAAGGACCTCCTAACGCAGCTCGCTGAACTCAGGATCCAG GGTCCAGAGGGggcagggtcagaggtcatcaaCCTGAGTGAGAAAATCTCTATCGGTCCCACCAAAGAGGAAACAGGACTAACGGTGCCAATAGGGGAGAAGGAAAAACCACCACTTCCTGGATGGAGTGAGAAAATGGCACAAGGAATCttgtcag GAGCTGCAAAGTTTAGTGTAGAGTTTGTCAAAGGAGCAGAGGCCACTGGCAGGGCCATTCATAAAGGAGCAGCCAAGATCCGGGACCGCATCACGCCTGAGGAAACTCCTTCAGAGGTCAGCCCCCGTGTGACCAAAGGTCTGCAGGTGGCTAAACAGGCCACCGGGGGTGCTGTGCGAGTCAGCCAGTTCCTGG TTAATGGAGTGAGTACAGTGGCAGGACATGTGGCAGAGAAGGTGGCGCCCCATGTGAAGAAACATGGCGCTAAGCTTGTCCCAGAGTCTATGAAGAAGAGTAAAGACGGCCAAGCGTCCAACTTGGATGGAGCCAAGTTTGTGGCAGCCAGCAGTGTACAAG GTTTCTCTACGGTTTGGTCTAGTATGGAGACTGGAGCAAAGCTTGTTGCCAAAAGTGTTTCAGAAGAGACTGTCATGACTGTGAAGTACAA GTATGGTGACGATGCAAGCCAAGCCACAGACACTGCTCTCAAGTCAGTGGTCAATACTGCAGTGGCTGCGCACAACATTGACAATCTGGGCATCAAAGCCATCCTGAAGACTGCGGGCAAACAGACGGCCAAAGCCATGGTCAAAAGCCCGGGTGGACAGCCAGCGGGAAGCGAGGGGAAGGAGGCGCAGACACAAGAACATCAAACAGAGACGAGCAAAAAGGAGGCGCAGAAACAAGAAGCAGGGACGAATGGGAAGGAGGtgcagaagaaagaggaggaagagaagaagtaA
- the ccna1 gene encoding cyclin-A1, producing MNFSMNAHCSKENVPPSSKTDAPHVQWAKQRTVLGVLSENEQRGRSLSQGSQFSRHSSISNSSQLAFFGCASSSSYEVYVEEACEVVLAASGQEVVSDSCFLDAETAALQNEDLRLLLELSSGSCQDVSMQSKADESLMSAELLLISEYAEDIHQHLRESEVRFRPRLGYLEKHPEITNGMRAILVDWLVKVVQEYRLRSETLHLAVNYLDRFLSCTAHVKLGKLQLVGTAALLIAAKYEEILPPNLNEFVYTTDSTYTKKQLIRMEHVFLRVLAFKMAAPTTNQFIHLFMSIYCVCATTANLALYVAELSMLETEPFLQYTPSIVAAGAYCLATYTVNKALWPDSLHAFTGYTMADILPCLADLHKLYISAETHPQQAIREKYKSSKYCRVSLITPPAVLPFL from the exons ATGAACTTCAGCATGAATGCCCATTGCAGCAAAGAAAACGTTCCACCTTCAAGCAAAACAGATGCACCGCATGTCCAGTGGGCCAAGCAGCGCACGGTGCTTGGTGTGCTGTCAGAGAATGAGCAGCGTGGTCGATCCCTCAGCCAG GGAAGCCAATTTTCCAGACACAGTTCGATCTCAAACAGCTCCCAGCTTGCCTTCTTTGGCTGCGCCTCCAGCTCCAGCTATGAGGTGTACGTTGAAGAGGCTTGTGAAGTTGTTCTCGCTGCTTCTGGCCAAGAAGTGGTCTCAGACAGCTGTTTCCTGGATGCTGAAACTGCCGCCCTTCAAAATGAAGACTTGAGGCTCCTGCTGGAACTGAGTTCAG GTTCATGCCAGGATGTTTCCATGCAGTCTAAAGCAGATGAATCCCTGATGTCAGCAGAGTTGCTGCTCATTTCTGAGTACGCGGAGGACATTCATCAGCACTTGAGGGAGAGTGAA GTGAGGTTCAGGCCAAGGCTAGGCTACTTGGAGAAACATCCAGAGATCACTAATGGCATGCGGGCCATCCTGGTGGACTGGCTGGTGAAAGTGGTGCAGGAATACAGGCTTCGTTCTGAAACCCTGCACCTCGCTGTCAACTACCTGGACCGCTTTCTCTCCTGCACAGCACATGTGAAGCTGGGCAAGCTGCAGCTGGTTGGCACAGCTGCTTTACTGATTGCTGC GAAATACGAGGAGATCCTCCCTCCCAACCTGAATGAGTTTGTGTACACCACAGACAGCACCTACACGAAGAAGCAGCTGATCCGCATGGAGCACGTTTTCCTCAGAGTGCTGGCTTTCAAGATGGCAGCTCCCACCACAAACCAGTTCATTCACCTTTTCATGTCCATTTACTGTGTCTGTGCCACCACAGCGAACCTTGCcctg TATGTAGCAGAGTTAAGCATGCTGGAAACTGAGCCATTCCTACAGTACACCCCATCTATAGTGGCAGCAGGAGCCTACTGCCTAGCCACCTATACTGTAAACAAAGCTCTCTGG cCTGATTCCTTACATGCCTTTACCGGTTATACCATGGCTGATATTTTGCCCTGCCTCGCTGACCTCCACAAGCTATATATCAGTGCAGAGACTCACCCACAACAGGCCATCAGGGAAAAGTATAAGAGCTCAAA GTATTGTCGTGTTTCATTGATCACTCCACCTGCTGTTCTGCCTTTCCTATGA